Genomic DNA from Callospermophilus lateralis isolate mCalLat2 chromosome 11, mCalLat2.hap1, whole genome shotgun sequence:
CACCTCTGCTCTGAGGATGTCACTGAAGGCTGCCTTGAAGCAACATTGCTTAAATTGAGATATGAAGGAGACGTGGGCATTCACCAGGGGAGAGGAGTGACAGGAATGTTCCAGACAGGAACAACATTAAAGACAAGGCACTCAATAAAGCTTGATGACCCAAGTTGACTGAAAGTCTCCTTTTGTAAAATAACGAGAAAGTGGGCCAAACCCTGGGGACAGAGTTCACTTCATGCATTTTTTTTATATGAAATACCCATGTTATTATTCCTCATACATATTCTTATGTGGAGATTCTTGACATGAACATCTTTGATGTAATTGTGGGTATATCTGAGAATAAACCCAATCATTTTAAACTCCTATCCATTTGAAAGTGTCATTCCTGTGTTTTTTCCCCAGATTACAGACGCTCAGTTGCAAAATGCTCGGTGTGTCCTGCAGATTGATAATGCTAAACTGGCTGCTGAAGACTTCAGACTGAAGTAGGTGTCTAAAACCACAGTAAAACTCACAGGAAAAGAATTCCTTTTAGTAGTCCTTCAGAAATCCACATTTTTGGTGGAGAAACTGCCATTAAATGTTTTCAGGATCATAAGACATAAGGGATGTTAGAAGCTACCTAATCCACCCAACATTCAGGGATAGACCTCTCTTCCACAGTCTTAAGATTTGGCCACCTAGTTCATAGCAGAATACCTCTGATAATTGCTACTGCTCTAGTTGGTTAGCTCTGGTTGCCCAAACATTCTTTGTCAGAAACCTGGCATCTGCCTTTTCACCCACTGAATCTTATCCTGTCCTTTGGCTTAATAACAAAACAGCTTGAAATTCCTTTTCTGTACAAATGCCCTTCTATTACCTAAAGAGAGTCAGATGTCTACAAGCAGATACCCAGATTCCTTCAAGAACCTACATGTATGGTGACCCTCGATACTTACTAGTTTACCAGTGTTTTACAATATTGTCTGACCAACCAAAGAGCTAAGACAAACCTATGATTAATGCATTTCCAATGTGTTCACTTGCTTTGAGTCCTGGAATGCATGTGATCAAACTACTCCTACACTGGGGCTTCCTCATCCTGAATCTGTATCAACAAAAAAAGTCCTTTATGGCTTAGAAGGGTAGTATTTTAATgctaaaatggattaaaaaagaaggaaatgcagggagctggggttgtagctcagtggtagagagctcctctccagagaccctgggttccatcctcagcaccacgtaaaaaataaattagtgaaataaaggtattgtgtccaactataaaataaatatttttttaaaaaaagaaggaaatgggAAAGTATATCTGAAGATTAAAGCAGTAAAAGTTCATTAATTCCAATTTTATAGGTCAGCATCAGAGCGATCCACTGCATTATCATTGTTTTAAAgtttgctatttttaaaaaatgagggtCTCTAAGATTGCATAGGAGAATATCTGACCATTCGAGGCACATCTGTTTactaagtaataaaaataaatggatcATGTGCTTTCATTAAGCAAAGCCAGCCATAATTAATATCAATAATAAGAATCATTTTCTAACACAGTAATTAAAACAaatgtttgaaatttttcttttaatatatctGGACACGGTGGCTCAAGCTAGTcattccagtggctctggaggctaagataggaggatctcaagttcaagttcagcctcagcaacttagcaaggccctaatgcaacttaataagaccctgtctcaataaaaaaacaaaaagggctggggatgtagctcagtggttaagcgcctctgGGTTAAACctccagtgcaaaaaaaaaaaaaaacttgaagaatGTAGAAACTTTTTAAGTTATTGCAAATCACAGAGATTACATTATGGAGCAAATTATCTGATTCCTAGGTTCTCATGCATATTTCATAAATGTGTAAAGGGAGACATTATAAAGTATTGCAATTGATCACATATTCCACATTAAAAAATCTATCTCACTGTATTAGATTCTCTCTCCTATAATGACTTCAGAAGGCCTCAGCCTCAGCTGTCTCTGCACACTAATTCATTCACAGGTTTGAGACTGAGAGGGGGATGCGCCTAACAGTGGAGGCTGATCTCCAAGGCTTGAGTAGGGTCTTTGATGATCTAACCCTAAGAAAGACAGACTTGGAGGTCCAGATTGAAGAGCTGAACAAAGACCTGATTCTCCTCAAAAAAGAGCATCAGGAGGTGAGAAAATGATCAGAAGTGGTTCTGGGGATGATGGAATGGCTCCAATAAGAAGAACcaagaggatgaggaggagcaacAGGGGAGGAGGAACGgtcggtggtggtggtggtagtgaccAGGATGAAGATGTCAATAATGATGGCAGCCCTCACTCCTTTTCATAAGGCTGCTCTAGGTCAGATGACATAGAGCAGTACCTGGACCCCAGAAGCCAGGCATAAGTTATTATTCTCCTTCTTTTTTATGCATCCCCAATGAAAGCAGCCATAGACGTCTTCTGTCTTCTCTGACCAGCCTTATCTAAGAATGTGCTCCACACTAAAGTCAGGATTTTCACTCTCTTAGGAAGTGGACGTCCTGCGCCGGCAGCTGGGCAATACCGTCAATGTGGAACTGGATGCTGCTCCAGGCCTGAACCTCAGTGACATCATGAATGAGATGAGGCAGAAATACGAAGTCATGGCCCAGAAGAACCTTCAAGAGGCAAAAGAACAGTTTGAGAGACAGGTAACAGAATAATTCCCCAGTGTGAGCAAATGTATAGAAGCTGCCTTCCCAAAGGAGATCACTTGCTTTCTTgctccttccttttttccttctttctttccttcctgctttccttccttacttactcattttttttttttccattcttggAATTTCAGACGGAAGCTCTGCAGCAACAAGTCCTAGTGAACACGGAAGAGTTAAAAGGAACGGAGAGTCAAGTTACAGAGCTGAGACGCACCTATcagaacctagagatagaactccAGACCCATCTCAGCATGGTAAAGCACAGCTCCCTCCCACTTTGCAATCCAGTGGGGTGTGTTTACCAAGTGCCTGTGTGAGGAACCCTGGGAATGCAAAGATCTCTAAGAAATAACCTCTCCCCTGGCAAAGCCAATGGGGGAAACAGGTCAAACAACTAGTAAGAattaaaagacagaaagaaatcGAGGAAAGGGCAACGCACTGCACAACGCAGAGGGAAGAGTAGATCTGGGAGATTTCACCTGGAAGGTGGCGTGTAAGCTAGGTCTTAAAAGTTGAGTGAATTTTAAAGCTGGAGAATAGGAGTCAAGACATTGCAAGCTAAGCAAATTGGCCAGCCCCTGGTAAGTGATGCTGTGGTCACCAACAACACCATGTTCATCGTGGGGTGGCTGCAACCCTGCTCCATGACACTGGGACAAGGCTAAAAGAGTGGGCTGGATCTGGGACACCCCCAGTGTTGTGGCAGGAAGAGGATCAATGGCAGGGCCACATGTCAATTTCACCTGCATTTCTTTAGCTGGAGAAAGTCACATGACCAGCCCCAGCATCAATAGGCCAAGGAAGTGTAATTCTCCATTTCTAACACAAATCACATGGCCAATCCTGATGAAGGGATGGGAGGTGTAACCTTCCCACAGGGTCAGGAAGCAAATACTGAGAACAGTAACATATGTAACACACAGAGGGAACGGGGTGGGTGCAAAGTTGAAAACCACAAAGGATCCTGGTTGAGTCTACCTACATGGAAAAGAGACAGAAAGGGCTGGAAACTGATACCCACCGGGACTAGCTGCAGAAATTCTTCCcaagagaaattaaaattgagTCATTTCCTACATCTAGTCCTCCCATAAGGAACACCCTGCCTGTCTTGTGCTCCTAGAAAGAATCTCTGGAACACACACTGGAGGACACCAAGGCTCGCTACAGCAACCAGCTGGCCAGCATCCAGGGGCGGCTGAGCTCTCTAGAGTCCCAGCTGATGCAGATTCGGAGTGACTCAGAACGTCAGAGCAACGAATACAGTATTCTTCTTGACATAAAGACCAGGCTCGAGCAGGAAATTGCTACTTACCGCCGCCTTCTGGAAGGAGAAGATGTAAAGTAAGGCTCTTAGAATCAAGTAATACGTGTCCACAGCTGTGAGCTATTCTAGTTTGCTCTCCACCACTCATTACCCAGCACCAATGCAATCATAGCACAAAagcaattacacacacacacacacacacacacacacacacacacacaatatcaaGACAAAACTATACCCAAAAGTAACACACACATCCAAAATACCATGTATGGCCTTTGAAGTCATATGGTAGGAATGAATTAGAAGATGGTTATCTAAGTCATACAGATGATGCTTATGTTTGTTTTTATGATTGGTATATAACTGAAAGcacaataactttttaaaaattctccttgAGGGTTCACAAAGTAATCAGCAGGTCCCAAAGGTTCATGGGAACCAATCTGGGAACCATCAATGTTAGAGCAATATAGTCTGCAAAGACTACACCCAAGGACCCAAGACTTGAGTTTCTATTCTGTTGTTGTAATAACAAAAATTTCCAGTATATGTTCAGTGGGTCAGTTTTGTACGTATTTTTCAAGTTAAAAAGCAGATCATTCAAATTTGAAATAACGAGCCTtgtcaaagggggaaaaaaatagaaaaacagcatCCAAACATATCACTCAACTTGGCTTTGAAATAGAAAAGACAGGAGAGCACTCCATTTTCAAACTGGCAATaatactttcttcttttttttttttttctttcttttccaaaaaaaaaaatcaaagaaatgtgCAACTTCAGTTAAGCAACCCGGAGGAGAGAGGTAAGTATTCCACAGTTTTGCACTTTTTCTCTgactctgaaatctcagcagctATCCAGGAATTCCATGTGGGAATTTATCCCTATGGTAGGATCATTGTCTTGGCCCTTTTTATTGCTGTCCTGAGAGcctgaaaaggaaagagaaaactcaaatgtgAACTTTACTTATTTCAAGATCATGTATTTCAGTTTGGGGTGGAAAGAGTAAGAAATTTATAAACTGGGGGGAGGGTGGCACATTTTCAGCATGTATTTGTAAAATGAATTTAAGATTATTTAAGAAAAAGGATGAGTTCAACTTTTTTATtctaaaagaaggaaataaaccgggcgtggtg
This window encodes:
- the Krt20 gene encoding keratin, type I cytoskeletal 20, producing MDFSRRSFNRSLSSSSQGPVLNLSSSLYRKGSVQRLGAAPSVYGGAGGHGTRISTSRHVANYGSDLSGGDLFAGNEKMAMQNLNDRLASYLEKVRSLEQSNSNLEMQIKQWYEANAPSAGRDYSAYYKQIQELQNQITDAQLQNARCVLQIDNAKLAAEDFRLKFETERGMRLTVEADLQGLSRVFDDLTLRKTDLEVQIEELNKDLILLKKEHQEEVDVLRRQLGNTVNVELDAAPGLNLSDIMNEMRQKYEVMAQKNLQEAKEQFERQTEALQQQVLVNTEELKGTESQVTELRRTYQNLEIELQTHLSMKESLEHTLEDTKARYSNQLASIQGRLSSLESQLMQIRSDSERQSNEYSILLDIKTRLEQEIATYRRLLEGEDVKNVQLQLSNPEERDVKKTRKIKTVVQEVVDGKVVSSEVQEVEESI